From Alteromonas sp. RKMC-009, one genomic window encodes:
- a CDS encoding choice-of-anchor A family protein yields MRHLRLKHLFIGLLFGSQLASAAPVYLNEAFDFNAYIMENMTGTQSDVEGTLAVGGDLNLQHYGIGLELPENGQQNTLTVGGNVTMRDARIYNGDAVAGGTIDIDSSVGLYGVNATNNTHSFYNDSSFDFTSINQDLLTTSSLWGALSDNATTTVTGNGTDVWSISFDGNSDFNVFSIDASTLSAANKSIYLNVDTDSYNIINVTGTDVSLFNTGFYGADGSKIADNQPGVYRHDGTYANNVLFNFVDATSLTLNAIGFKGSILAPLADTVFYDGHIDGNFIVKSLTSPVGTLTGQINNYQFGNFTVSEPGGALFFVILMAFGLRQYLLKSKAF; encoded by the coding sequence ATGCGTCATTTACGTTTAAAACATCTTTTCATCGGATTGTTATTCGGCAGCCAACTGGCCAGTGCCGCGCCTGTGTATCTGAATGAAGCTTTTGATTTCAACGCGTACATCATGGAAAACATGACAGGCACTCAGTCTGATGTAGAGGGTACGCTGGCTGTAGGTGGCGACTTAAACCTGCAGCACTATGGTATTGGTCTCGAACTGCCGGAAAATGGTCAACAAAACACCCTTACAGTGGGCGGCAACGTCACAATGCGGGATGCCCGTATTTACAATGGTGATGCCGTAGCCGGTGGCACCATTGATATCGACAGTTCTGTTGGCCTGTATGGCGTTAATGCAACCAATAATACGCACAGTTTTTATAATGACAGCTCCTTTGATTTCACCAGTATCAATCAGGATCTGCTGACCACGTCATCATTGTGGGGCGCTTTGTCAGACAATGCTACCACCACGGTAACCGGTAACGGCACAGACGTGTGGAGTATCAGCTTTGATGGCAACAGCGATTTTAACGTGTTCTCTATTGATGCCTCGACCCTGTCTGCAGCAAACAAAAGCATTTATCTGAACGTTGATACAGACAGCTACAACATTATCAATGTGACCGGTACAGATGTATCTCTGTTTAATACCGGTTTTTATGGCGCAGACGGCAGTAAGATTGCAGATAATCAGCCGGGGGTTTACCGTCACGACGGTACGTACGCGAATAATGTGTTATTTAACTTTGTTGATGCCACATCACTGACCCTGAACGCCATTGGTTTTAAAGGCAGTATTCTGGCTCCGTTGGCAGACACCGTGTTCTATGACGGGCATATTGATGGCAACTTTATTGTGAAAAGCCTGACATCGCCTGTGGGCACGCTGACAGGCCAGATCAATAACTACCAGTTCGGTAACTTTACAGTCAGCGAGCCTGGTGGCGCGTTGTTTTTCGTCATCCTAATGGCATTTGGTCTCCGTCAGTATTTATTAAAAAGCAAAGCCTTTTAA
- a CDS encoding alkaline phosphatase family protein, whose translation MSSLPLVVAGPVLRHTHSQGFTLWLVTSERVDAQLICNQQQTECAQHTVQAGERAFVTLLEANLASPLTAGSLNEYELRFASQDQQSQWDNEKQTVLFEGQSALSFYWQPALTNVLHGSCRKPHHDEKDALTRVHGLIEEEFKGGVCRPDMLLLTGDQVYSDDVAGPMLQAIQQVITALGLFGESLEGAVVDHSDALASHSLNYYQRDEILPKIAMNTALSKLFFGAKKKPVFTSVNAKNHLISFSEIMAMYILVWSPAMWRDIKFSDSDIPEPYKAQFNQELTVIQAFAATLPEVRRSLAHLPVYMIFDDHDVTDDWNLTRGWEQEVYGHPLSKRMVGNALMGYWLCQGWGNQPDKFTDILETAAGVFTPAGLNEHDAFIDTLLDFEEWHYTLETSPPVYVMDTRTRRWRSESSLNKPSGLMDWEALCEFQQALIGKEAVIVVSAAPIYGVKMIEAIQKVFTFFGKALTVDAENWMAHRGTANVILNIFRHYKTPPEFIILSGDVHYSFVYDVRLRFRRNSPHITQFTCSGIKNAFPEGLLRWLERLNRWFYGHKSPLNVFTRRRNMSVRSRSPGGIDGKTLLNRSAIGQLVLHKNDTTVICKALCSNGDTVEFPPRKEE comes from the coding sequence ATGTCATCTTTACCACTGGTAGTGGCGGGGCCGGTTCTCAGGCACACCCACTCACAGGGCTTCACACTTTGGCTTGTTACCAGTGAACGGGTTGATGCACAACTGATATGTAATCAGCAGCAGACAGAATGCGCTCAGCATACTGTACAGGCCGGTGAACGGGCCTTCGTGACTTTGCTGGAAGCCAACCTGGCTTCACCACTCACCGCCGGCAGTTTAAACGAATACGAACTGCGGTTTGCATCGCAGGACCAGCAAAGTCAGTGGGATAATGAAAAGCAAACAGTGCTGTTTGAAGGGCAATCAGCCCTGTCTTTTTACTGGCAACCGGCACTGACAAACGTATTACACGGCTCCTGCCGGAAACCACATCATGATGAAAAAGATGCCCTTACCCGTGTTCACGGATTAATTGAAGAGGAATTCAAAGGCGGTGTCTGCCGGCCGGACATGCTGCTGCTGACAGGGGATCAGGTATACAGCGACGATGTCGCCGGTCCAATGCTTCAGGCGATACAACAAGTCATTACTGCGCTGGGGCTTTTCGGTGAATCCCTTGAAGGCGCAGTGGTGGACCACAGTGATGCACTGGCCTCTCACTCACTGAATTACTATCAGCGGGACGAAATCCTCCCCAAAATAGCCATGAACACGGCACTGTCGAAGCTATTTTTCGGCGCCAAGAAAAAACCGGTGTTTACTTCAGTGAATGCAAAAAACCATTTGATTTCATTTTCAGAAATCATGGCCATGTATATCCTGGTGTGGTCGCCGGCGATGTGGCGCGACATCAAATTTTCAGACAGTGACATCCCTGAACCCTACAAAGCTCAGTTTAATCAGGAACTTACAGTGATTCAGGCTTTCGCAGCCACCTTGCCGGAAGTACGCCGTTCCCTGGCACACCTGCCGGTCTATATGATATTCGATGATCACGACGTGACCGATGACTGGAATCTGACCCGTGGATGGGAGCAGGAAGTGTATGGTCACCCCCTGTCAAAACGTATGGTGGGCAATGCACTGATGGGTTACTGGCTTTGCCAGGGCTGGGGTAACCAGCCGGATAAGTTTACAGACATTCTGGAAACTGCTGCCGGCGTTTTCACTCCCGCCGGCCTGAATGAACATGATGCTTTCATTGATACGCTGCTGGATTTTGAAGAATGGCACTACACCCTGGAGACGTCACCGCCGGTGTATGTGATGGATACCCGAACCCGCCGGTGGCGCTCTGAGTCCAGTCTGAATAAGCCATCCGGTTTGATGGACTGGGAAGCACTTTGCGAATTCCAGCAGGCATTAATTGGAAAGGAAGCGGTGATTGTGGTGTCTGCCGCACCCATTTACGGCGTAAAGATGATTGAAGCCATCCAGAAAGTATTTACGTTTTTTGGCAAAGCCCTCACCGTAGATGCGGAAAACTGGATGGCCCACCGTGGCACGGCAAATGTCATTCTGAATATTTTCCGCCATTATAAAACGCCGCCGGAATTTATTATTTTGTCCGGCGATGTGCACTACTCTTTCGTGTATGATGTGCGCCTGCGGTTCCGCCGGAACAGCCCCCATATCACCCAGTTTACCTGCAGCGGTATTAAAAATGCGTTTCCTGAAGGACTATTGCGCTGGCTGGAAAGATTAAACCGGTGGTTTTATGGTCATAAATCGCCGCTTAACGTGTTTACACGGCGCCGGAATATGTCGGTGAGATCGCGCTCTCCCGGTGGCATCGACGGTAAAACCTTGTTGAACCGCTCTGCAATCGGCCAGCTTGTTTTACACAAGAATGACACCACTGTAATTTGCAAAGCGTTGTGCAGTAACGGGGATACGGTAGAATTCCCGCCCCGGAAAGAAGAATAG
- a CDS encoding CLCA_X family protein — translation MNSPANASSGRLHREFYRNGPSHRDGADVSFNDIRKLFNFSAITIGKWVTAEEQQLAANLFFDALYDLIEILQINEQVISLNGTLSLAFGSGGQKHASAHYNSAKRQLALAKNAGGGALAHEWFHAFDHYIASRVFSDLPPGSFASKAWLDSAPMRAHPLNDKLCECFQVMFLNDQKAPNDYLLRSIEADRALKMYYYAMPQEMAARAFEACIQDHPVKNAFLVQGTKKSAEARLGIYPHGNLRKQLNDALMLYFYQLGKALTKKSS, via the coding sequence ATGAACTCGCCGGCTAACGCCTCTTCAGGCAGACTCCACCGCGAGTTCTACCGCAACGGTCCATCCCACCGCGACGGTGCGGACGTCAGCTTTAATGACATCCGCAAGTTATTTAATTTCTCTGCAATTACCATTGGCAAATGGGTCACGGCTGAAGAACAGCAGCTTGCTGCCAATTTGTTCTTCGATGCCCTGTACGATCTGATCGAAATATTACAAATAAACGAACAGGTGATCTCGCTGAACGGCACATTATCACTGGCGTTTGGCAGTGGCGGCCAGAAACACGCCAGCGCCCACTATAACAGTGCTAAGCGGCAACTGGCTCTGGCAAAGAACGCCGGTGGCGGCGCACTTGCGCACGAATGGTTTCATGCCTTCGATCACTACATTGCATCCCGCGTTTTTAGCGATCTGCCGCCGGGATCATTTGCTTCCAAAGCCTGGCTGGACAGCGCGCCAATGCGTGCTCACCCCTTGAATGATAAGCTCTGCGAGTGTTTTCAGGTTATGTTTCTGAACGATCAAAAAGCCCCGAATGATTATCTTTTGCGATCAATAGAGGCTGATCGCGCGTTAAAAATGTATTACTATGCTATGCCACAAGAGATGGCGGCGCGGGCATTCGAAGCTTGTATTCAGGATCATCCCGTGAAGAATGCGTTTCTTGTGCAGGGAACAAAAAAGTCTGCTGAGGCTAGACTTGGTATTTATCCTCATGGTAATTTGCGTAAACAGCTTAATGATGCATTAATGTTGTATTTTTACCAGTTGGGTAAGGCCCTGACTAAAAAATCATCGTAA
- the dps gene encoding DNA starvation/stationary phase protection protein Dps: MSKSNVAAFTAPGMKKDAAKKAVAVLEQRLVALLDLQLTLKHIHWNVVGPNFIGVHEMLDPQVDAVRDMTDTIAERIATLGGVPHGTPKAIVEGRSWDDYKIGKALVTDHLVALDAVYNGVNGDHRKAIEELEELDPVSEDMITGQLADLEQFQWFVRAHIESASGELKS; this comes from the coding sequence ATGAGTAAGAGTAATGTTGCTGCATTTACTGCACCGGGTATGAAAAAAGACGCTGCTAAAAAAGCTGTTGCTGTGCTTGAACAACGTCTGGTGGCACTGCTGGATTTACAGCTTACACTGAAGCATATTCACTGGAACGTGGTTGGCCCGAATTTTATCGGTGTGCATGAAATGCTGGACCCGCAGGTCGATGCCGTGCGCGATATGACAGATACCATTGCAGAACGGATTGCTACCCTTGGCGGAGTACCTCACGGTACGCCTAAAGCGATTGTTGAAGGTCGTTCATGGGACGATTACAAGATTGGCAAAGCACTGGTCACTGATCACCTGGTAGCGCTGGATGCCGTGTACAATGGCGTAAATGGCGACCACCGTAAGGCTATTGAAGAACTGGAAGAGCTGGATCCTGTATCAGAAGATATGATTACCGGCCAGCTGGCTGACCTTGAACAATTCCAGTGGTTCGTAAGAGCGCACATTGAATCTGCCAGTGGTGAACTGAAAAGTTAA
- the fldB gene encoding flavodoxin FldB, protein MSDEALSIGLFYGSTTCYTEMAAEKIQAQLNSIFDAQVVSVFNIKDTALQQAEAFDILIFGISTWDFGELQEDWESSWEDVHKLNLAGKTVALFGLGDQFGYADWFQDALGMLHEALEPSGCRFIGFWPNQGYEFAESKGLTEDKSQFVGLSLDDENQFDQTDERINTWCLQLLDELAG, encoded by the coding sequence ATGAGCGATGAAGCCCTGTCCATCGGTTTGTTTTATGGTTCCACCACCTGTTATACCGAAATGGCAGCCGAAAAAATTCAGGCTCAGCTGAACAGTATTTTTGATGCGCAGGTCGTCAGCGTTTTTAATATCAAAGATACTGCGCTGCAACAGGCAGAAGCTTTCGACATTCTTATATTCGGCATCTCCACCTGGGACTTTGGTGAGCTGCAGGAAGACTGGGAGTCCAGTTGGGAAGACGTGCACAAGCTGAACCTGGCCGGTAAAACTGTTGCCCTGTTCGGACTGGGTGATCAGTTCGGCTATGCCGACTGGTTCCAGGATGCGCTGGGCATGCTGCACGAAGCCCTTGAGCCGTCAGGTTGCCGCTTTATCGGTTTCTGGCCCAATCAGGGCTATGAGTTTGCCGAATCAAAGGGACTGACGGAAGATAAGTCACAATTCGTCGGCCTTAGCCTCGACGATGAAAATCAATTTGATCAAACCGATGAGCGCATCAACACCTGGTGCCTTCAGCTGTTAGATGAACTCGCCGGCTAA
- a CDS encoding ExbD/TolR family protein, with product MKRKKHTSADDEAQIDMTPMLDIVFIMLIFFIVTTSFVKEKGLDVNRPDDSQANNNKPSKSLSIRIDANGVITMGGREVDIRRVVANAQTFLAENNTDSAAIQAEENTEHGIVVEVMNQVKIAGIEKVSVLVKES from the coding sequence ATGAAAAGAAAAAAGCATACCAGTGCCGATGACGAGGCTCAGATTGACATGACCCCCATGTTGGACATCGTGTTCATCATGTTGATCTTCTTCATTGTTACCACCTCTTTCGTGAAAGAGAAAGGTCTGGACGTAAACCGTCCTGATGACAGCCAGGCAAACAACAACAAGCCTTCTAAATCATTGTCTATCCGTATTGACGCGAATGGCGTGATCACAATGGGTGGCCGTGAAGTTGATATCCGTCGTGTTGTTGCGAACGCGCAAACGTTCCTTGCAGAAAACAACACTGACTCTGCAGCGATTCAGGCAGAAGAAAATACTGAACACGGTATCGTTGTTGAAGTAATGAACCAGGTTAAAATTGCAGGTATCGAAAAAGTATCTGTTCTGGTGAAAGAATCCTGA
- the msrA gene encoding peptide-methionine (S)-S-oxide reductase MsrA: MATTETATLGGGCFWCIESAFNSVEGVISAISGYAGGHVENPSYEAVCKKDTGHAEVVRVEFDPASISYREILEIFFALHNPTQVDRQGNDTGPQYRSAIFYHSESQRDEAQKIIQEINDDQIWPDPVVTEVTEVNNYYPAEDYHQNYFKNNPQNQYCAMVVAPKLAKFKKTFAARLR, translated from the coding sequence ATGGCAACGACAGAAACTGCGACACTCGGCGGAGGATGCTTCTGGTGTATTGAATCGGCATTCAACAGTGTGGAAGGCGTAATAAGCGCTATTTCCGGATATGCCGGCGGACACGTTGAAAATCCTTCCTATGAGGCCGTTTGTAAAAAAGATACCGGGCATGCTGAAGTCGTGCGGGTTGAATTTGATCCGGCCAGCATTTCTTACCGTGAAATCCTCGAAATATTCTTTGCTTTGCATAATCCCACGCAAGTTGACCGTCAGGGGAACGACACTGGCCCGCAATATCGCAGCGCAATCTTTTATCATTCCGAAAGCCAGCGGGATGAGGCACAGAAAATTATTCAGGAAATTAATGACGATCAGATCTGGCCGGACCCCGTCGTCACTGAGGTAACGGAAGTTAATAATTACTATCCGGCAGAAGACTACCACCAGAATTACTTTAAAAATAATCCGCAGAATCAATACTGCGCCATGGTAGTGGCACCTAAGCTGGCTAAGTTTAAAAAGACGTTTGCTGCCAGATTGCGTTAA